The window CTCATGACGAATAACGATATCTTTCGCCGTATCCGTTATATCTTCAATTTTAACGATTCAAAAATGATTGCTGTATTTGGCGCGGCTAATCATCAGGTAACAAGGGCGCAGATCAGTGATTGGTTAAAAAAAGATGACGATCCTGCGGTTCAGAAATGCAGCGACACTCAGTTAGCGATTTTTCTAAATGGTCTTATTAACGATAAACGAGGGAAAAAAGCAGGACCCCAACCTGAGCCGGAGAAACGTTTAACGAACAATATGATTTTTGTGAAATTAAAAATCGCCTTGAACCTGAAAGCAGAAGATGTATTGGATATTTTGGCGTTAGCCGACTTTCATATCAGTAAACACGAATTAAGTGCGCTTTTTCGCCGGCCCGGCCACAAACACTACCGTGAGTGTAAAGATCAAATTTTACGTAATTTTCTCACAGGCATGCAGCTTAAATATCGCGATGACATTGACCCAAAATGAGCTATTGGCTTTTAGCTTTTGGCCTTTGGCATTTAATTTTTGGGTACTTACTTTGAGACTATCACTTCACCTGTTGGGTGAGTTACAAAACCATTTTAACTAATTGAGTTTTATTAGCTAACAGCCAACAGCAAATAGCGAATCGCTCAATTTTGGATTGAATAAACTTTTGGAATACTCAAACGATACGTCTCTCTAACATTAAATTACCGCTTGATCATACTGAAGAAGATCTAGCCAAATTTATTCTGTCGACTTTAAAAATCCGGGCGGAACAACTGCTTGAAACCAGGATTTTTCGTCGCAGCGTTGATGCTCGTAACAAAAGAAACATCGTTCTGATCTACACCATGGATGTCAAAACCACCATAGATAGCGAATTACTCGAGCAGTTTGCCGGCGTTCAGACGATTAAAGAGACACCGGACATGGCATACAAATATGTCGCTCAGGCTGCTGAAGAGTTGGGTGAACGTCCTGTGGTCATTGGTTTTGGTCCTTGCGGTATCTTCGCGGGTCTGCTCCTGGCACAAATGGGCTATCGACCCATTATTCTCGATCGCGGTAAGGAAGTACGCCAGCGTACCAAAGACACCTTTGGCTTTTGGCGTAAAAAAGGGCTCAATACCGAATCGAATGTGCAATTTGGCGAGGGCGGCGCGGGCACGTTTTCTGATGGCAAATTAGCGACTCAGATTAACGATAAAAAACACTATGGCCGGAAGGTGTTAATTGAGTTCGTCGAAGCCGGTGCGCCAACAGAAATTTTATTTGTGAGTAAGCCACATATCGGCACACTTAAATTAGTGCCCATGGTTGAAAAAATGCGCGCCAAAATCATTGAACTCGG of the candidate division KSB1 bacterium genome contains:
- a CDS encoding DUF1456 family protein; this encodes MTNNDIFRRIRYIFNFNDSKMIAVFGAANHQVTRAQISDWLKKDDDPAVQKCSDTQLAIFLNGLINDKRGKKAGPQPEPEKRLTNNMIFVKLKIALNLKAEDVLDILALADFHISKHELSALFRRPGHKHYRECKDQILRNFLTGMQLKYRDDIDPK